One Solanum lycopersicum chromosome 2, SLM_r2.1 genomic region harbors:
- the LOC101252353 gene encoding uncharacterized protein, giving the protein MEENNSVEYIMENASSSSINLNEDNKGKLEEEEEVIEVEDSNEKEIEGNYNTSSDVEKKNVRQYVRSKLPRLRWTPDLHRSFVHAIERLGGQERATPKLVLQMMNVRGLSIAHVKSHLQMYRSKKLDESGQVLGHGNNRSIMQGRSYFFRSHLGGQRYNPIQDFKMKNGAIVLARNFNYDNHALKSHSFSRPSYQAKNIFSRYLSWSSDNQGGLVNSKFQKGEDLLRVKSWQTPRQVVIEQNGVMPIRSTQFLEQKKFIPNQWEEKTAKNSHFLLQQNLGQPFSKWNCRNNALDQNLVTPCRIEMKEDKNGFEEKEWLPDLQLRLSRSSDDKNEKRMDQSDINTMLSL; this is encoded by the exons ATGGAGGAAAATAATTCAGTGGAATATATTATGGAAAATGCATCTTCTTCATCCATTAATCTGAATGAAGACAACAAAGGGAAACtcgaagaggaagaagaagtgATTGAGGTGGAAGATAGTAATGAGAAAGAAATTGAAGGGAATTATAATACAAGTAGTgatgttgaaaagaaaaatgtaaggCAATATGTTCGATCAAAATTGCCAAGGCTACGTTGGACTCCAGACCTTCATCGTTCTTTTGTTCATGCTATTGAAAGACTTGGTGGTCAAGAAA gaGCCACACCTAAGTTGGTTCTACAAATGATGAACGTGAGAGGTTTAAGTATTGCTCATGTAAAAAGTCATCTACAG ATGTATCGAAGCAAGAAACTTGATGAATCTGGACAAG TGTTAGGGCATGGTAATAATAGGTCCATAATGCAAGGAAGAAGCTATTTCTTTAGAAGCCACTTAGGTGGTCAAAGATATAACCCTATACAAGATTTCAAGATGAAGAATGGTGCTATTGTGTTAGCAAGGAATTTTAACTATGATAACCATGCACTTAAATCCCATTCCTTTTCAAGACCCTCATATCAGGCCAAAAACATATTTTCCAG GTACTTGTCATGGTCTTCCGATAATCAAGGAGGTTTAGTTAATAGCAAGTTTCAAAAAGGGGAAGATTTGTTGAGAGTGAAGAGCTGGCAAACACCAAGACAAGTAGTAATTGAACAAAATGGAGTTATGCCAATAAGGTCAACCCAATTTCTTGAACAGAAAAAGTTTATCCCAAATCAGTGGGAGGAGAAAACAGCTAAAAACTCCCATTTTTTGCTTCAACAAAATTTGGGACAACCATTTTCCAAGTGGAACTGCAGAAACAATGCCCTTGATCAAAATCTCGTGACACCTTGCAGGATCGAG ATGAAAGAAGACAAGAATGGGTTTGAGGAAAAAGAATGGTTACCTGATTTGCAACTAAGATTAAGCAGAAGCTCAGATGACAAGAATGAGAAGAGGATGGATCAATCAGATATAAACACAATGCTTTCTCTTTAG
- the LOC101247686 gene encoding uncharacterized protein produces MAKKQLDFNAPLLSVRKIASSLAPNERALNKKTEDKVPPNRQQSLPVKKSDWELSEVTKPVAVPFVWEKIPGRPKDDNEARTSLRVERSSSPRLPPGRLPETVRFYSGERPRTHNIYRSPAEGIPWMDHAALLDSLVESIYTRGDRESEDDDYSDGPETMSPTESLSLNCSVSGLSGHQTSDLQPSGTFSIDSQTRDFMMNRFLPAAKAVVLETPQYVHKKPVSAEQPMPVKKLVPVERKPLVKPLESNPVSYYSSHPADAGSETEDDVPENSDKKPSKGWKFFPRICVKNSLCLLNPLPGLKVKTRAPTPSPQAVKRVSGTKPKMAQSPTSYAHEVKKLTRKAYSGPLEKNACDTINKQRFHSGVLSRELYKADNRSLSGQLSNPNDSCKLVGISPGRRSRSGAISPYRNVAPPSPFNEGTRFLGVPKEMESLWASRFDSFRKGCYTVKDKAVPQRMGTGKFFDSPSEVVEKTLYIDSVANVRISAPNAASLKPKGIVNSPDKNMKTLVENRKVLENLAAMSPIQGARHTDVLEKNSKQIVEKEFSLDLIEASSISISTHKGPADQELLKLKQNVDTVSGALESSKVHPCGNLGTENEDNQNAKDSKDSNLNSLDSTLPPPLPKSPSESWLWRTLPSIPLRTPFLSFNSKKQNQKSHTDGTKWETIVKTSNLHKDHVRYSEELYTLGSCQQSKS; encoded by the exons ATGGCGAAAAAGCAGCTGGATTTCAATGCACCTCTTTTATCTGTGAGGAAAATAGCATCATCTTTAGCTCCCAATGAGAGGGCATTAAATAAAAAGACTGAAGATAAGGTACCACCAAATCGACAACAATCACTACCTGTCAAAAAATCAGATTGGGAATTGAGTGAGGTGACTAAACCGGTAGCTGTTCCATTTGTGTGGGAAAAGATCCCTGGAAGACCAAAAGATGACAATGAAGCTCGAACTAGCCTCCGTGTGGAGCGTTCAAGTAGTCCTAGGCTTCCTCCAGGAAGATTGCCAGAGACTGTTCGGTTCTATTCGGGTGAAAGGCCTCGTACTCATAACATTTACAGGTCTCCAGCTGAAGGAATTCCTTGGATGGATCATGCAGCTTTACTGGATAGCCTGGTGGAAAGTATATACACAAGAGGAGATAGAGAAAGTGAGGATGATGATTATTCTGATGGTCCTGAAACAATGTCACCTACCGAATCCTTATCCTTGAACTGCAGTGTCAGTGGTCTGAGTGGACATCAAACTTCAGATTTGCAACCATCCGGAACCTTTTCCATTGACTCCCAAACTAGAGACTTTATGATGAATCGATTCTTGCCTGCAGCAAAAGCTGTTGTGTTGGAGACGCCTCAATATGTTCATAAAAAACCAGTCTCTGCTGAACAACCGATGCCAGTCAAAAAACTAGTCCCCGTGGAACGAAAACCTTTGGTTAAGCCATTGGAGTCTAATCCTGTCTCATATTATAGCAGCCATCCAGCTGATGCAGGAAGTGAAACTGAAGATGATGTGCCTGAGAATTCAGACAAAAAGCCAAGTAAAGGGTGGAAATTTTTCCCTCGGATTTGTGTGAAGAATTCTCTGTGCCTATTAAATCCACTGCCAGGACTGAAAGTGAAGACACGTGCTCCGACACCCTCGCCTCAAGCAGTAAAGAGAGTTTCAGGAACGAAACCAAAGATGGCCCAGAGTCCCACATCTTATGCTCATGAAGTCAAGAAATTAACTAGAAAAGCTTATAGTGGTCCTCTTGAGAAG AATGCTTGTgatacaataaataaacaaagatTTCATTCTGGAGTACTGTCTCGCGAGCTGTACAAAGCTGATAATAGAAGTTTGTCCGGGCAGCTGTCTAACCCAAACGACTCATGTAAGCTAGTTGGAATCTCCCCTGGCAGGCGTTCAAGAAGTGGGGCTATATCTCCTTATCGAAATGTAGCACCCCCATCTCCATTCAATGAGGGTACAAGGTTTCTTGGTGTGCCAAAGGAAATGGAGAGTCTTTGGGCTAGTCGCTTTGATTCATTCCGCAAAGGTTGCTACACTGTCAAGGACAAAGCAGTACCCCAGAGAATGGGCACGGGAAAGTTTTTTGATTCGCCTAGTGAAGTAGTTGAGAAAACCTTGTACATAGATTCTGTAGCTAATGTGCGAATTTCAGCCCCTAACGCTGCTTCTTTGAAACCCAAGGGAATAGTGAACTCCCCGgataagaatatgaaaactcTGGTTGAAAACAGAAAAGTGCTTGAAAACTTGGCTGCCATGTCTCCTATTCAAGGTGCCAGGCACACAGATGTTCTAGAGAAAAATAGCAAACAGATTGTTGAAAAGGAGTTTTCCCTTGATTTGATTGAAGCTTCTTCCATTTCCATATCAACACACAAAGGTCCTGCTGATCAAGAGCTTTTGAAACTAAAGCAAAATGTTGATACAGTATCTGGAGCCTTAGAGTCTTCAAAAGTTCATCCTTGTGGAAATTTAGGTACAGAGAATGAAGATAACCAAAATGCAAAAGACTCAAAAGATTCTAACCTTAACTCCTTGGATTCTACTTTACCACCACCATTACCTAAATCTCCCTCTGAGTCTTGGCTTTGGCGCACGCTGCCTTCCATTCCTCTGAGAACCCCATTCTTGAGTTTTAACTCTAAGAAGCAGAATCAGAAGTCCCACACTGATGGTACCAAGTGGGAGACCATCGTGAAAACTTCTAATTTGCATAAGGATCATGTCCGTTACTCTGAG GAACTATACACTCTTGGTTCTTGTCAGCAGAGCAAATCTTGA